In Microbacterium sp. No. 7, the genomic window TTCGCCATCTTCAGGCCCACGTCGTCGATCTTCACGAGCAGCGCCACGGCGCCGTAGACGACCCCCGTCATGACGAGTCCGATCACGGCGAGCACGGCGACGCGCATCCAGAAGTCCATGTCGGGGTCGAGCGAGGCGAGCGAGATGAGCATGATCTCGGTCGACAGGATGAGGTCGGTGCGCACGGCGCCGAGCACGAGCCGCTTCTCGTCGCGGGCGCTCTCGCCCTCGTGCCCGTGGTGGAAGCCGAACCATTCGAGCACCTTGATGGCGCCCTCGAAGCACAGGTAGACGCCGCCCAGGATCAGCAGGAACGGCAGCACCCACGGCGCGAACGCCGTGAGCGCGAGCGCCGCCGGGATGATGATGAGGAACTTGTTGCCGAGCGAGCCGAGCGCGATCTTGCCCACCACGGGAAGCTCGCGCGCCGGCGTGATGCCCTGCACGTACTGCGGGGTGACGGCGGCGTCGTCGATGACGACCCCCGCCGTCTTGGCCGACGCCTTGAGCGCGGCGGAGAGGATGTCGTCGACGACGGCGAGGAGACCTACGGACACGGGAACAGACTAGTGGCAGGATCCGCGGCATCCCCGAGCCGATGTTCAGGATTCCGGCGCCGCCGCTCCCGGATGCCGGCACCGCCGTTCCCGGATGCCGACACCGCCGCCGGCGGCCTGGCGGAGGCCCCGGCCCTGTCCGCTTCGAAACGTTTCGTTAGACTCGGCGCATGACCGACATCCGCGCCGGGGCGCTCCTGCTCGACATGGACGGCACGCTCGTCGACTCGCACGCGGTCGTGGAGCGCCTGTGGACCGAGTGGTCGCACGCGCACGGCGTCGATCCCGCGCGCACGCTCGCGATCGTGCACGGGCGGCAGGGGCAGGACAGCATGGCGCTGCTGCTCCCCGATCGGCCGCACGCGCTCAACCTCGCCGAGAACCGCGCGATGCTGCAGCAGGAGACGGAGCAGCTCGAGGGCGTCGTCGCGCTGCCGGGCGCCGCGGCGCTCCTCGCCGCGCTCGAGGGGCTGCCGCACGCGCTCGTCACGTCGGCGACGCGTCCGCTCGCGATGGCGCGCATGGGCGTGGCGGGCGTGCCGATGCCGCCGCTCGCCGTCACGGCCGAGGACGTCTCCGCGAGCAAGCCGCATCCCGAGGGGTTCCTGCGCGCCGCCGCGCTGCTCGGCGTCGAGCCGGCCGCGTGCGTCGTGATGGAGGACTCCGAGAACGGCATCGCCGCGGGGCTCGCCGCGGGCATGCGCGTGATCGGCGTGGGGCCCCAGGCCGGGGCGGCGACGTGGGTCGTCGGCGCGCCGGCGGCGGTGCGCGTGGCGGCGGGCGACGGCTCCGGCATCCGCATCACGCTCGACGCCGTGTCGAGGGCGTGACCGGCGCGCTCGCGAGACGGCCCCTCACGCCTCCGCGCCGCGCCCGCTCCGGCGCGAGAACAGCACGAAGCCGATCGCCACGACGAAGAAGGCGGTGGCCGCGAGGAACGGGATCAGGTAGGCGTCGAAACCGCTCATGACCGAGACGCCCATGAGCACGGGCGTCAGGGCACTGCCGACCGAGAAGCCGATGTAGCGCAGCAGCATGTTGAACGACAGCGCGCTCGAGGCCGACTCCTGCGGCACCTGCTGCACGATGAGCTGGGGAGCGACGGCGAACGTGCACCCGCTGCCGATGCCGGACAGCAGCACGCTGAGCAGCACGACCCCGAGCACATCGTGCAGGAAGGCCAGGACGAGGGTCGCCAGCGCGTAGCCCGACAGGCCGATCACCAGCAGCGCCGACAGCGACACCCGGCGGCGCAGGCGGTTCCCCAGCCGCGCCCCGACGAGCGCGCCGAGCGCGTACGGAATGTGCAGGAAGCCCGCGAACACGAGCGGGACGCCGAGGGAGCTCTCGTCCTGGCCGGCGAGCATGACGAGCGGCAGGAGCAGGTAGGTGCCCATGCTCGCCAGCACCATGACCACGTGCGCGAGAGCGACCTTCGGCGACGCGGCGAGGCGCAGATCGATCAGCGGGTTGGACACGCGCAGCGTGCGCATCACCCAGTAGGCGATCAGCAGGGTCGACGCCGCGGCCACCGCGAGGCTCGTCACGGCGCTCCAGACGCGCACCTGGCTGATCAGCACGAGCAGCGCCCCGCTGCCGAGCACGAGGACGCCGGCGCCCCGCCAGTCGATCGGGATCCGCGTGCCGGCGGCGTCGGCCGGGATCGCGTACCAGACGAGCAGGAGCGTGATCGCGGAGAGGACGAAACCCACCCAGTAGGCGCCCGAGATCCCCGAGAGGCCGGCGACGGCGGAGGTCACGGGAAAGGCCAGTCCCGCCGCCACGGTCGCGGCGATGGACAGGTTCGCGATGAGCGGGAGCGATGCGACGGGCCCCAGGGCGCCGCGGGCGAGGGCGAGGACGACGGGCGCGAGCGCGATGCCGAGCCCCTGCAGGGCGCGTCCCGCGAGCATCGCGGCGAACCCGAGCGGCAATGCGCTCAGGGCCAGCCCGGCGGTGACGAGCGCGAGGCAGACGAGCAGGACGGCGCGCTGTCGTCCCGGGCCGCCGAGCCGCCCGATGAGCGGGCTCGCGACCGCGCCGACGAGCATCGGGATGGTGACCACCCACTGCGCCTGGTCCATGGACACGAGGAAGTGCCGGGACATCTGCGGCACCAGCGGCGTGCCGAATCCGGCCACGAGCGCCGTGATGACCATGACCATCACCAGGGCGGGGACGAACAGTCGTTCTCGCACGGTGATCCCCTTCGGCCTGGCGCAGCAAGAATATATCTTGCATATACACCGCCTGTCGCGCGGTCACGGGGATGTCGTGCTCAGCGTCGTCGGCGGCCCCAGCCCGACCCGGCCGCGCCCAGCGCCACACCGATCGCGATGCCGATGCCCATGCCGAGGGCCACGTTGTCCATCGCCAGCCCGAGCGCGGCGCCCACGCCGGCGCCGATCGCGATGCCCGCGCCGATCGTCAGGCCCGGGCCGCCCGGCGAGTCCTCGTCGGGATCCCTGTCGCTCATGTCACACCTCCGGTGCCTCTCCTTCGAGGCTAGGAAGGCCCGAGCCGCCCGGCATCCCCCGCGCGGCGGAGATCGCTCCCACGTATCGTGGAGCGCGTGATCACCCTCGCGACGATCGGCACCAGCACCATCACCGAGCGGTTCGCGGATGCCGTGGCGCAGACCCCCGGCATCCGCGTCGACGCCGCGTACTCGCGCGACGTCGCCCGCGCCCGCGCGTTCGCCGACCGCATCGGCGCGCCCGGGGCCTCCGACGACCTCGACGGCCTGCTGGCGACCGTGGACGCCGTCTACGTCGGCAGCCCGAACGGCCTGCACGCCGAGCAGGCCCGTGCCGCGATCCGCGCCGGCGTGCACGTGTTCGTCGAGAAGCCCGCGGCGCCCACGGCCTCGGAGTGGGACGGCCTCGTCGCCGAGGCGCGCGAGCACGACGTCGTGCTGTTCGAGGGCATGCGCAACGTCTACGATCCCGGGCTCGCGGCCCTGCGCGACCTGCTGCCCGAGGTCGGCGTCGTGCGACGCGTCTCGTTCGCCTACTGCCAGCGCTCCGCGCGCTACGACCTCGTGCTCGCGGGGGAGACGCCGAACATCTTCGACCCCGCGCTCGCGGGCGGGGCGCTGCTCGACCTCGGCGTGTACCCGCTGAGCGCGGCCGTCGCGCTGTTCGGCGAGCCGCACACCGTGACGGGGCTGCAGGTGCCGATCGCGACGGGCGTCGACGGCGCGGGCTCGGCGCTGCTCGGCTAGGACGGCTTCGTCGCCGAGATCGCCTACTCGAAGATCACGGCGTCGGCGCGGCCGAGCGAGATCCAGGGCGAGCTCGGCACGATCTCGATCGACCACATCGCGCAGCCGCGCCGCTTCGTGCTCACCCGCCTCGACGGCACGGTCGCCGAGACCGTCGTCGACGGCATCCCGAACAACATGGCCTACGAGGCGGCGCGCTTCGTCGAGCTCGTGCACGGCGCCGACGAGACCCCCGACCAGCAGCGCACCGCCGCCGTCCTCCGCATCGCCGACCGCCTCCGCCCCTGACTTCTTTGGGGTTGCCTCCTTGGAGGCCCTGGGAGTTTGCCTCCTTGGGGGTTTGCCCCTCGAGGTTTGCCCCTCTGGGGTTCGCTCCCTCGGGGTTCGCTCCCTTCGGGGTTCACTCCCTTTGGATCTCAACCGCGCCAAAGTGCGGGTGCAGCCCCGCCCAACGCGCACTTTGCCGCGGTCGAAGCAACGGCCTCCTCGCTCGACCGTGGACCTCGTTGCTTCGACCGCGGCAGAATGCGGGTGCGAGGCGGGGCGACCCGCGCTTTGCCGCGGTTGACAGCGGGCCATGAGGGGGCAGGGGGGAGGGCGCGGGGTGTGCGAGGATCGGGGCGTGGCAGGTGGCACGGCGGCGACGCACGAGACGCTGGTGCTGCTGCGGCGGGCGCGCGACCGGATCGACCGCGAGTACGCGCGGCCGCTCGACGTGGCATCCCTCGCCCGCGGCGTGCACATGTCGGCGGGCCACTTCAGCCGGCAGTTCCGCCGCGCCTACGGCGAGACGCCCTACCAGTACCTCATGACGCGCCGCATCGAGCGCGCCATGACCCTGCTGCGCCGCGGCGACCTCAGCGTCACCGAGGTGTGCTTCGCGGTCGGATGCCAGTCGCTCGGCACGTTCAGCACGCGCTTCGCCGAGCTCGTCGGCGTGCCGCCCAGCGTCTACCGCGAGCAGGGCGCGCCGTTCCGGCCCGGGATGCTGCCGTGCATCGCCAAGCAGATCACGCGACCGATCAGGAATCGAGAAGCGCGTCCCCCGGCCGATCCGTAGCGTGGATGCCATGAACCCCACCATCCACTCCAGCTTCCTGCCCCAGACCGATCCCGACGCATCGCTCGCGTTCTACCGCGACGTGCTCGGCTTCGAGGTGCGCCTCGACGTCGGCTACGAGAACATGCGCTGGATCACCGTCGGCCCGCCGAGCCAGCCCGACACCGCGATCGTGCTGCACCCCGCGGGCCTCGGCGACGGCCTCTCCGACGAGGAGTCGGCGATGCTCGCCGAGCTCGTCGCGAAGGGCGGCTACTTCGGCGTGAACCTCGCGACCGACGACCTCGACGCGCTGTTCGCCCAGCTCGAGGCGCGCGGCGCCGACATCGTGCAGGAGCCGATCGAGCAGGACTACGGCATCCGCGACGCCGCCGTGCGCGATCCCGCCGGCAACCTCATCCGCATCCAGGAGAACAAGCGATGACCGACACGAAGAGCGGCTTCAGCGACGAGGAGCGCGCCGCGATGAAGCAGCGCGCCGAAGAACTGCGCGCGATGAAGGGCGTCAAGGGCGCCGCGAAGAAGGTCAAGGAGCTCGAGGCGTGCCTCGAGGCGATCGAGGGGCTGCAGGGCACCGATCGCGCCGTCGCCGAGCGCCTGCACGTGATCGTCGCCGAGGAGGCCCCCGACCTCGACGCGAAGACCTGGTACGGCTTCCCCACCTACCACCGCGACGGCAAGAACCTCGTGTTCTACCAGCCGGCGTCGAAGTTCGACACGCGCTACGGCACCGTCAACTTCGACGAGCACGCGCCGCTCGATGACGGCCCCATGTGGCCCGTCTCGTTCGCCGTGGTCGAGCTGACGGATGCCGTGGAGCAGCGCCTCCGCGACCTTGTCCGCCGCGCCGCGTCCTAGGTTCTTCTCCCGAGGGTGCCAGTACTTCTCGCGAGGGTGCCAGTGCTTCTCGCGGGGGTGCCAGTTGTTGCCGCGAGGGTGCTAGTTGTTCTCGCGAGGGTGCTTTCGAAAGCACCCTCGCAGAGATAGCTGGCACCCTCGGGAACACAGCTGGCACTCTCGCGGACATAGTTGGCACCCTCGGGAACATAGCTGGCACCCTCGCGGACACAACTGGCACCCTCAGGGGACGACCAGCACCCTCGGGGGGACGACCAGCACCCTCGGGGCCGGCGGTCACTCCGTCAGGAAGCTCCGCGGCACGGCGATGATGCGGTCGTCGTCCTCGGCCGGCTCGCCGCGGCCGTCGGTGTTGTTCGTGACGACCCACACCGTGCCGTCGGGGGCCTCGGCGACGTCGCGGATGCGGCCGAGCTCGCCCGCGAAGAGCTCCCGCTCGGCGTCCGGGTCGTCCACGGGGACGATGCGCAGCACCTCGCCGCGCAGGTTCGCGATCACGACCTGGTCGTCGACGATCGCGATGCCGCTGGGGCTCGCGGCGTCCGTCGGCCACTGCAGCACGGGGTCGACGAACCCGATCGCGGCGCCGCCGCGTCCCTCGGCCTCGGGCCACCCGTAGTTGCCGCCCGGGACGATCTCGTTCAGCTCGTCCCACGTGTCCTGGCCGAACTCGCTCGCGAACAGGCGCCCGTCGTCGGTCCACGCGAG contains:
- a CDS encoding DUF808 domain-containing protein, which gives rise to MSVGLLAVVDDILSAALKASAKTAGVVIDDAAVTPQYVQGITPARELPVVGKIALGSLGNKFLIIIPAALALTAFAPWVLPFLLILGGVYLCFEGAIKVLEWFGFHHGHEGESARDEKRLVLGAVRTDLILSTEIMLISLASLDPDMDFWMRVAVLAVIGLVMTGVVYGAVALLVKIDDVGLKMAKNPSKHVRHTGTRIVRSMPAVFRVISVVGTVAMLWVGGHLVIANLGEVGLTLFSDLLHGLEHALEHLGGVVVWLADTAVSFVGGLIVGLVVIGVVELIGALLGKKPSFQEGADSPH
- a CDS encoding HAD-IA family hydrolase, translated to MTDIRAGALLLDMDGTLVDSHAVVERLWTEWSHAHGVDPARTLAIVHGRQGQDSMALLLPDRPHALNLAENRAMLQQETEQLEGVVALPGAAALLAALEGLPHALVTSATRPLAMARMGVAGVPMPPLAVTAEDVSASKPHPEGFLRAAALLGVEPAACVVMEDSENGIAAGLAAGMRVIGVGPQAGAATWVVGAPAAVRVAAGDGSGIRITLDAVSRA
- a CDS encoding MFS transporter, which codes for MRERLFVPALVMVMVITALVAGFGTPLVPQMSRHFLVSMDQAQWVVTIPMLVGAVASPLIGRLGGPGRQRAVLLVCLALVTAGLALSALPLGFAAMLAGRALQGLGIALAPVVLALARGALGPVASLPLIANLSIAATVAAGLAFPVTSAVAGLSGISGAYWVGFVLSAITLLLVWYAIPADAAGTRIPIDWRGAGVLVLGSGALLVLISQVRVWSAVTSLAVAAASTLLIAYWVMRTLRVSNPLIDLRLAASPKVALAHVVMVLASMGTYLLLPLVMLAGQDESSLGVPLVFAGFLHIPYALGALVGARLGNRLRRRVSLSALLVIGLSGYALATLVLAFLHDVLGVVLLSVLLSGIGSGCTFAVAPQLIVQQVPQESASSALSFNMLLRYIGFSVGSALTPVLMGVSVMSGFDAYLIPFLAATAFFVVAIGFVLFSRRSGRGAEA
- a CDS encoding Gfo/Idh/MocA family protein, encoding MITLATIGTSTITERFADAVAQTPGIRVDAAYSRDVARARAFADRIGAPGASDDLDGLLATVDAVYVGSPNGLHAEQARAAIRAGVHVFVEKPAAPTASEWDGLVAEAREHDVVLFEGMRNVYDPGLAALRDLLPEVGVVRRVSFAYCQRSARYDLVLAGETPNIFDPALAGGALLDLGVYPLSAAVALFGEPHTVTGLQVPIATGVDGAGSALLG
- a CDS encoding helix-turn-helix transcriptional regulator; amino-acid sequence: MAGGTAATHETLVLLRRARDRIDREYARPLDVASLARGVHMSAGHFSRQFRRAYGETPYQYLMTRRIERAMTLLRRGDLSVTEVCFAVGCQSLGTFSTRFAELVGVPPSVYREQGAPFRPGMLPCIAKQITRPIRNREARPPADP
- a CDS encoding VOC family protein, producing MNPTIHSSFLPQTDPDASLAFYRDVLGFEVRLDVGYENMRWITVGPPSQPDTAIVLHPAGLGDGLSDEESAMLAELVAKGGYFGVNLATDDLDALFAQLEARGADIVQEPIEQDYGIRDAAVRDPAGNLIRIQENKR
- a CDS encoding iron chaperone, with product MTDTKSGFSDEERAAMKQRAEELRAMKGVKGAAKKVKELEACLEAIEGLQGTDRAVAERLHVIVAEEAPDLDAKTWYGFPTYHRDGKNLVFYQPASKFDTRYGTVNFDEHAPLDDGPMWPVSFAVVELTDAVEQRLRDLVRRAAS